In one window of Hevea brasiliensis isolate MT/VB/25A 57/8 chromosome 10, ASM3005281v1, whole genome shotgun sequence DNA:
- the LOC131169578 gene encoding protein SIEVE ELEMENT OCCLUSION B-like, protein MSWLSNVSSLKQQVTAQVTQGLLSAPKLLESDYDAIIKKVQETHKPQGRQVDNLDGLFSIIGKILLHDNPKSDHDVTNEKSIVHEVPASLINKICCKLACNCTDRDAEETTMTILEKELQNYLWDEKLVIVAAAFAVNYGEFYLLTQLDTPDPVAKNMAFLKQLQFIKEIGSASQNLSGAINELIHAIMTVIKCVLQFSVLDPKYFEAEEQPSAPTEIARATYWTIHSVVTCGSYIAKLVGLRNQNTMAEMTSRLKTLASKVSSMQKVLQVKISHRKHEIETYKWLINRFNTYQDHTILSDLFDVEGGKTALVVGHDNKKEVDINSLKGSNVWLLISGPGACHAEMKTLTKLYLKLQTKEQNRYHIVWLPIVDEFNEREFSSLQSLMPWYTVRNPKIIKPVAIRYIREVWKFTNETILVPLLPKDMQNPLPLNLQITLDLLLGGIYPEDSVKNSTKITIDLVYVSKNNAIDHYNNAIFDFITAKKVGGYWKADETHSWHFWTRLESIFSWGIRDGKNAKENDTMRDVMSLLSFNGSYKGWAVFGQLGSSHKVVKATGEVVLDVLLRINNWWKAGTNVDSFMLALNQQIEQHLKVQKHHCYHIVLPITVPRVPDEMMICAICDRKMGKYLMYRCYWMINQSPYKYVLVCMLSLALHELKKGKMQELPKLQAALILVRMRNFVQSVDIEAWQRIVKGPKIPLELHTDGHREKLEEEYNELDWKKFSSNAKALNILHSALDATEYNCISSCTSPKEVWDKLKVAYGGTNQVKELKANRLV, encoded by the exons ATGTCTTGGTTATCCAACGTTTCCTCGCTGAAGCAGCAAGTGACTGCTCAAGTGACTCAAGGTCTCCTTTCGGCTCCGAAACTATTGGAGTCCGATTATGATGCAATAATTAAGAAAGTTCAAGAAACCCATAAACCTCAGGGCCGCCAAGTTGATAACCTTGACGGTTTATTCAGCATCATTGGCAAAATCTTGCTTCATGACAATCCCAAAAGTGATCATGATGTTACAAAT GAAAAATCCATAGTGCATGAAGTACCGGCTTCCCTCATAAACAAAATCTGCTGCAAG CTAGCGTGCAATTGCACGGATAGAGATGCGGAAGAAACAACTATGACGATTCTCGAAAAAGAACTTCAAAACTATCTGTGGGATGAAAAGCTGGTTATTGTGGCAGCTGCTTTTGCAGTGAATTATGGTGAATTTTATCTGCTTACTCAGCTTGACACTCCAGATCCAGTTGCCAAGAATATGGCTTTCCTTAAGCAGCTGCAATTCATCAAGGAAATTGGCAGTGCATCCCAAAATCTCTCTGGAGCAATTAATGAGCTTATCCACGCCATAATGACTGTAATCAAATGTGTTCTCCAGTTCAGTGTTCTAGATCCTAAGTATTTTGAAGCTGAAGAACAACCATCTGCCCCGACTGAAATAGCCAGAGCTACCTACTGGACGATTCATAGTGTTGTGACCTGCGGCTCTTATATTGCTAAACTTGTTGGGTTGAGAAATCA GAACACCATGGCAGAAATGACATCGCGACTGAAAACGCTGGCTTCTAAAGTTAGTAGCATGCAGAAAGTCCTGCAAGTTAAAATTTCTCATCGCAAACATGAAATTG AAACTTACAAGTGGCTCATCAATCGTTTCAACACATACCAAGACCATACCATCCTCAGCGACTTATTTGACGTCGAGGGTGGGAAGACAGCCCTTGTGGTAGGCCATGACAACAAGAAAGAG GTCGATATTAATTCGCTAAAGGGTTCCAACGTGTGGCTGCTCATATCTGGTCCTGGTGCCTGTCATGCAGAAATGAAGACTCTTACTAAATTGTACCTAAAACTGCAAACCAAGGAGCAGAATAGGTATCATATAGTGTGGCTTCCAATTGTGGACGAGTTCAATGAACGCGAGTTTTCGTCATTGCAATCCCTGATGCCTTGGTACACAGTGCGAAATCCTAAAATCATCAAACCAGTGGCCATTAGGTACATCAGGGAGGTATGGAAATTCACAAATGAGACAATTCTGGTGCCACTGCTTCCAAAGGACATGCAAAATCCCTTACCCCTC AATCTGCAGATAACCCTGGATCTACTTCTCGGAGGAATTTATCCAGAAGATTCG GTAAAGAATTCCACAAAGATCACCATAGATTTGGTTTATGTGAGCAAGAACAATGCCATCGATCATTACAACAACGCCATTTTCGATTTCATCACGGCAAAGAAGGTTGGTGGATACTGGAAAGCTGATGAAACACACAGTTGGCACTTTTGGACCCGATTGGAAAGCATCTTTTCTTGGGGGATAAGAGATGGCAAGAATGCTAAAGAAAACGATACCATGAGAGATGTCATGTCTTTGCTAAGCTTCAATGGCAGCTACAAGGGATGGGCTGTGTTTGGTCAATTAGGATCATCTCATAAAGTGGTGAAAGCCACAGGAGAAGTCGTTCTGGATGTGTTGTTAAGGATAAATAACTGGTGGAAAGCTGGCACGAACGTTGATTCTTTTATGCTAGCACTCAACCAACAGATCGAACAACATCTTAAGGTCCAAAAACACCATTGTTATCACATTGTTCTCCCCATCACTGTTCCAAGGGTCCCAGATGAGATGATGATATGCGCAATTTGTGATCGTAAAATGGGCAAGTACCTGATGTACCGTTGCT ACTGGATGATTAACCAGTCTCCATATAAGTATGTGCTTGTGTGTATGTTAAGTCTAGCTCTACACGAGCTAA AGAAGGGAAAGATGCAGGAGCTTCCTAAGTTGCAAGCTGCATTGATCCTTG TTAGGATGAGAAACTTTGTACAATCTGTTGATATTGAAGCATGGCAAAGAATTGTTAAAGGTCCTAAAATTCCATTAGAATTACATACTGATGGTCATAGAGAAAAACTTGAAGAGGAATATAATGAACTTGATTGGAAGAAATTTTCTTCAAATGCTAAAGCTTTAAATATTCTTCATAGTGCACTTGATGCAACTGAATATAACTGTATTTCAAGTTGCACATCTCCAAAAGAAGTGTGGGATAAACTTAAAGTCGCTTATGGGGGGACTAATCAAGTgaaggaattaaaagccaatagaCTTGTTTGA